From the Streptomonospora nanhaiensis genome, the window AAGTTGAACGGTGTCACGGCGTAGACGAAGCCCTCCAGCGGCCGCTGCTCCAGGCGGTTCCACTGGCCGGCGGGGCTGTGGGGCTGCTCGGCCATGAGGCGGCGGGCGTAGGCGACGTTGAAGCGCCAGAAGTCGATCAGCTCGCAGGCGGCGTCGATCTCGGCCTGGATCGCGGTCTTGGACTGGCCGAGCATGGTGGCGGCGTTGAGGGTCTGCCGCCAGGGCCCGGCCAGCAGGTCGGCGGCGCGCAGCAGTACGGCGGCACGCTCGTCGAAGGGCATCGCCCGCCAGGCCGGCGCCGCCGCCTTGGCGGCGGCGATCGCCGCGCGGGCGTCGTCCTGGGTGGCGGTGCCCAGGGTGCCCAGGACGTGGGCGTGCTTGTGCGGCTGCACAACGTCCACGCGCGCGCCGCCGCCCATCCGCCGCTCGCCGCCGATCGCCATCGTCAGGTCGACGGGCTCCTTCGCCAGGCGGGTGAGTTCGGCGGTCAACTCGGCCCGCTCGGGGCTTCCGGGCGCGTACGTCAGGACCGGCTCGTTGACCGGCGTGGGCACGTTCGTGACGGCGTCCATGCGACCTCCCGCGAAAGACCTGGTTGAACTGCACAAACGTAAGAGAGGGGGCGGGGGGCGGGCGTTGTGCGGCCGTCCGACGTTCGCGCCGTCCGCTTGGCCGATACGACAAAATGGACCCACCATGGACTCCGTCTCGCCACCGCCCGCCCGTCCGTCCGGCCTCTCCGACCCCTCCGCGCCCGCCGCCGCGTCCGAAGCCCCGGACACCGGCGCCGGCGTGCCGCTGCGCCGCCTGCTGCTGGCGGTGGGCGACCCGCTGGTCGACGTCCTCGCCGCGCCCGGCGGCCTCGACACCCGGGTGGAGGACGTGGTGCTCGCCGACCCCGAGGACGACCCCGACGCCTCCCCCGGCGACCTCGTGCTGCTGATCGGCGCCCGCGGCGCCGCGGCCCGCCACCTGGTGCGCGCGGCCGCCCGGCGCGGCGCGGCGGCCGTCGCGGTCAAGGTCGCCGCGGGCGGCCCCCCGCTCCCCCCGCCGGGCCGGGGCGGGGCGCGGCAGGCGGGCCCGGCCCGGCGCGGCGGCGAGGAGTCCGCGCTGCTGGGCGCGGTGGCCGAGGAGGCGGGGGTGGCGCTGCTGGCGGTACGGCCCGAGGTCCGCTGGGACCAGCTGCACTCCCTGTGCCGCAGCGTGCTGGACGACGCCCGCCTGTCCGCCGACACCGGCCTCGGCGAGCCCGGCGGCGACCTGTTCTCCCTGGCCCAGACGATCGCGGCGCTGACCGGCGGCCTGGTCACCGTCGAGGACTCCGCGAGCCGGGTGCTGGCCTACTCCAGCGGCGAGGAGGTCGACGAACTGCGCCGCCTCTCGGTGCTGGGTCGTCGCGGACCCGAGCAGTACCTGGCGCTGCTGCGGGAGTGGGGGGTGTTCGCGCGGCTGCGCGCGGGCGAGGAGGTCGTGCGCGTGGACGAGCACCCCGAGCTGGGCATCCGGCGCCGGCTGGCGGTGGGCATCCACGCGGGCACCCAGCCGCTGGGCGCGATCTGGGTGCAGGAGGGCGCCCAGCCGCTCAGCGCCAACGCCGAGGAGGCGCTGCTGGGCGCCGCCCGCATGGCGGCCCTGCACCTGCTGCGGCACCGCACGGAGACGGCGGTGGGCCTGCGGCTGCGCGACGACCTGCTGGCCAGCCTGCTGGAGGGGCGCATCGAGGCGGCCGCGCTGGCCGACACCATCGAGGTGAGCCACGAGCGCCCCGCCCTGGTGGTGGCGTTCGCCCTGGCCGCCGGCCCGGCGGGCACGGCGGGCGGGCCGGGTGCGGCGGGGGCGCGGCGCGCGGCGGCCGACCCCGGCGACCCCTCGGGCCGCGAACTCGTCCGGCGCCGGCTTGTGGACCTCGTCACCGTGCACACCGCCGCCTACCGCCGCCGCTCGCTGGTCACGGCGATCGGCGGGCGCATCTACGTGCTGATGCCCGACCTGGCGCGGGGCCCGCGCGGCGCGGCCGAGGCCGGGGAGTCCTCGGCGGAGGCGTCGGTGCTGGCCCTGACCCGCAAGACCGTGGAGGCGGCGCGCGCCACGCTGGGGGTGGCGGTGCAGGGGGCGATGGGTTCGCTGGTGGACTCCCTGGCCCAGGTGGCGGACTCCCGCGCCGAGGCCGACCGGATCCTCGACGCCATGGGCCGCGACCTGGCCAAGGACGTCGCCACCATGTCGGACGTGCGCACCCAGGTCCTGATCAGCGAGACCCTGGCCTACCTGCGCGCCTCACCCGCCCTGCGCGACCCCAGGGTCAGCGCCCTGGCCGCCCACGACGCCGCCCACAACTCCGACCTGGTGCCCTCGCTGCTGGCCTACCTGGAGGAGTTCGGCGACGTCCGCACCGCCTCGGCCCGCCTGCACGTCCACCCCAACACCCTGCGCTACCGCGTCCGCCGCGCGGAGTCCGTCAGCGGCATCGACCTCTCCGACCCCACCCAGCGCCTGTTCACCCACCTCCAACTCCTGCTGGAGCGGACGAACCAGTAGGCCCCGACGCGCGGTCGTGCGAGGAGAAGGCCGGGCTACGGGGGACCGGGATTGAAGACCGCGTGCGTTCCGACCCTCCGCCACACGACGTGCGGAGTCCCGGGGCGCTGCTCGCGTCCGTACTGCCATGTCGCCCGCCCGTCCGGCGCCCATGTCATCTCGTACACCTCGGAGGCAACGCCCTGCACCCGCTTCACCCGTAGACCAGGGCGAAAGGAGCCGCGCACAAGGTCGGGCACGAACTCCTCCGCGACCACCTTGCGGAAGCGAGCCTTCTGCTCCCTGGTGAGGTTCTTGTAGTCCCGCTTGAAACGGGGAAGGACCTCAAAGGTCGGCACCGCAGGTCACCTGTCCAGATCATCGAACATGGCGTCAACGTGATCGTAGACGGCACCCTCGCCCGCCTCGATTTGCTCGCTCGCCTCGCGCTCTCCCCGCTGCCAGTCGTCGGTCCAGTACCAGCGCTGGTCGGCGGGGACCACCATCAGGCCGCGGAGGTGCACGTCGCCGTTGGCGTCGACGGTGAACTCCACCTCGTCGCCTTCACGGATGTGCAGCGCCTCAACGATCTCGGCAGGCACTGTCAACTGGTTCCTGCGGCGCATGGTTGCCCGCCGCCGACGCTCTCTGATGGACATGGCGCCTCCCCTCGGACTGAGAGGATTTCAGCTTATACGAAATTCAGAATTCCCTGCGGTCGGACGTTCGGGTCCGCGGCCGCCGCCGTAGGGGGCCGCCCCGCCCGGCGGAGCGGCCCCCTACGGCGCGAAGCTGTTCAGGATCGGCACCAGCTGCTCCTCCTCGTAGTCGAGGTGGGCCTCCAGTTCGGTGATCAGCCGGTCCACCTCCTCGGCGAGGGCGCCGGTGGTGGGCTCGGCGCCGCCCAGCAGGTCCTGGAGGCGCTCCAGGAGCCGCTCGATCGCCTTGTGCTCGGCGCTGAGGCGGGCGATGGTCTCGGCGGTCTCGGGGTGGGCCTTCGCCACCGCCGGGAACATGCCGTTGTCCTCCATCGTGTGGTGGAAGCCCAGGCTCTGGCACATGGTCAGGCAGTTGATCCGCAGCTGGGCGCCCAGCCGGGGGCCGGCGGCCCCGACCTCGGCGCGGATCAGGGCGAGTTCACGGCGCAGGGAGTCGTGCAGGGCCACCAGGCCCTCGCCCAGCCGCGTCTCGACCGGAGCGGCGGTCACGGGGGTGAGGGCGACCACGGGGATGGTGCGCCCGGCCTTGGCCTGGTACTCCCCCCATCCGGGGTCGGACTCCACGGCGCGGGCGAACACGGCGTCGCGCTCCTCGCCCTCCAGCACCACCGCGTCGGCCTCCAGGACGAAGACCCCGTTCTCGACGGTGACGCGCGGGTTGGCCCGCAGGTTGTGGAACCAGGCGGGGTGGCGCGGCGAGCCGCCGGCCGAGGCGATGACGATGCTGCGGTCGCCGTCGGGCAGGTAGCCCAGCGGAACGGTGTGCGGCCGGCCGCTGCGGGCGCCGGTGGTGGTGAGCAGCAGCAGGCGGGCGCCCTCGAACATCCCGCCGACGCGGCCGCGGTTGGCGCGGAACTCGTCGATGACGGCCTGGTTGAAGTCAACGGGCGCGGAGGTTTCGGTCATAGAGGTCAGTGCTCCCTTTCAGGGTCGAACGCGGCGATGGCTGAGGCGGGCGCGCCGGCACGCGCGAGGGCGCGGGGCACGCCGGGGCGCACGTCGACCCCTCCGGGCGGACACAGCGGTCGCCGGAGGCGGGAGCGGCTCAGGACGCACGGAGCAGGCGCACGGACCCGGGGCGGCTCCCGGGCGGGGACGTGCGCGAAGAGGTGCGGAAGTGGAGAGCGCGGCCGGCGCGGCGGCGGGACGTGGTGACCGCCGGGCGGGGACGACGTGCGGGTGCGGCGGTTAGACGGCGCCTGTGATGCGGCTCACGACATCATCCCCCTTGGGCTCTCGGTGCCGCCGCCGCGCGACCCCCGGGACCGGGGACCGCTCGACACGGCACGCGCACCAGCAAAGCCCACCGGCCCCGGCTTGTCAACGCCGGGCCCCGGCCGCAACCGGCCGCCGCGCCCGGCCCGCTCCGCCCCGGTCGCCGCGTCAGGCCGCCGGAGCCGCTCTCCCCCGGTCCGCCTGCCCGGTCTGCGCCGCAGCGCCCGCGGCCTCACGCGCCGCCGTAGAGGCGGGTGAGCGTGCGGCCGGGGTGCTGGGCGATCAGCGCCGCCGACGCGCAGACCGCCTCCTTGATCGCGGCGGCGGGGCGGCCGGTGACCACGGCCGGGCGCGGGGAGTCGTCGGAGCGCACCAACTGGATCAGCCCGTCACGCCGGCCCAGGCTGACGCACTGCACGATGTAGCCGTAGCGGAAGGGCCGCGCCGGCTCGCCGCGCCGGTGGGCGAGGATCCTGTCGACCACGCCCATCCCCGCGGGCAGCCCGGTCGCGCAGGCCATGCGCAGTTCCGCGCCGTCCACGCCGTACATGACGGCGGCGTCGCCGATCGCGTACACGTCGGGGTGCGACACCGAGCGCAGGGTGTCGTCGGTGCGCACCCGCCCGGCCGCGTCCACCGCGAGCCCCGACCGGGCGGCCAGCGGCGCCACCCGCAGCCCGCCCGCCCAGGCCACCGCGTCGGCCGGCACGAACCCGCCGCCGGCCAGCTCGACGCCGTCGGGCCGGATCGCGGCCGCGACCGCCCCGGCGCGCACCTCCACGCCCAGGCGCGCCAGCGTCCGCCGGACGTGCGCCCGCCCGCGCGGCGACAGCCACGCCCCGGGCTCCTTCGCCGACACCAGCCGCACCCGGGTCCCGGGCCGGCTCTCGGCGATCTCGGCGGCCGCCTCGATCCCGCTCGCCCCGCCGCCGACCACCGCCACCTCGCCGCCCGGCCCCAGCCCGGCGAGCCGTTGGCGCAGCGCCCGCGCGCCCGCCAGGTGGGCGAGGGAGTGGGCGTGCTCGGCCAGGCCGGGGACGCCCTCGGGGTCGGCGGTGCTGCCGAGGGCGTAGACGAGCGTGTCGTAGGCCAGTTCGCGCCCGCCCGCCGCGCTGTCCCCGGCCGCCTCCAGCCGCACCCGCCGCCGCTCGGGATCGAGGGCCGCGACGCGGCCGACCACGAGGTCGATCCCGGTGCCGCGCAGCAGCCGGGGCAGCGACGGCAGGCGGACGTCCTGCCCGGCGGCGACCTGGTGCAGCCGCACGCGCTCCACGAACCGCTCCGAGGCGTTGACGAGCCGCACCCGGACCGGTTCGCCGCGCAGTTCGGCCGCGAGTCGCCGCGCCGCGCTCAGGCCCGCGTAGCCCGCGCCGAGGATGAGGATGTCGTGCATGGCGGCCGCCCTTTCGTCGTCGTCGGTTGCCGCCTCTTGAACCGGCGGGCACGGCCGAACCTGACAGGGTGCGATGTGATCCGCGTCATATCCGCGCCGCGTCGGCGCCGCCCGCGGCCTGGGCGGCGACGTAGCGCAGCTTGTCGGGGTTGACCACCGTGCGCACGGCGGTGACCAGGCCGCCGTGGATCTCCAGCACCATGGCGGCCACGCCCCGGCCCTCGGACAGCGCCACGAACCCGGGCTGGCCGTTGACCTCGGCGGCCGCCACCTCCAGCCGCGGCAGTTGGCGGGTGGTCCAGGAGAGCAGGTAGCGGGCCACCCGCTCGACGCCGCGGACGGTCTTGCGGGCGGCGTGGACCCGGCCGCCGCCGTCGGACTGGGCGACCACGTCGGCGTGCAGCAGCCGCTCCAAAGCGGCGACGTCGCCCTCGCGCGCCGCGCGCAGGAACTCCTCGGCGGTCCGGCGGGCCTGGTCGTCGGTGACGCTGAAGCGCGGCCGGTCGGCCTCGATGCGCGAGCGCGCGCGGTGGTAGAGCTGCTGGGAGTTGGCCTCCGACAGCTCCAGCACCGCGGCGATCTCGCGGTGGGGGTAGGCGAACGCCTCGCGCAGCACGAAGACCGCGCGCTCGGCCGGTGTCAGCCGCTCCAGCAGCGCGAGCACGGCCATCGACACCGTCTCGCGGCGCACCGCCGCCTCCTGGGGGTCGGTGTCGGGCGCGGCGGTCACCACGGGCTCGGGCAGCCAGGGGCCGGGGTAGGTCTCGCGCACGGCGCGGGCGGAGGTCAGGCGGGTGCGGCAGAGGTTCACCAGGACTGCGGTGAGCCAGGCGGCGGGGACCTCGACCCGGCAGTGATCGGCGCCCACCCAGCGCAGGTAGGTGTCCTGGACGGCGTCCTCGGCCTCGGCGACGGAGCCGAGCATGCGGTAGGCGATGGCGAACAGGCGGGGCCGCTGCTCCTCGAACGCCCGGGTGTGGGCCGTGGCCGCCTCTGGCATGGCGCCAGCGTAGCGCGGGGCGCCGACGGCTCCGGGCCGGGGCGGGGCGGCGCTGTGGGGGCGGCGCGACCGCGCCGGATGCGGTGGGGGTGCCCCCGGTCGGACTCGAACCGACACTTGTGACCCTTTTAGGGGGCCTGCCTCTACCATTGGGCTACGAGGGCGGCACCATCATACCGGCGCCCGACGTTTCAGCGGGTTTCGCACCGCTTCGGCCTGTCAACATACGAAACGGCCGGTCCCCGGGGTAGGGACCGACCGTTTTCGCTGCTCAGGCCGGAGGCTAGCTCACGCGGCGCAGCAGCCGGCCGTTCTCGACCTGCGGGCCGCTGGCGCTCTCGAACGCCTGGCGCGGGGCGTCCATGTCGGGCAGGGCCGCGAAGTCGCGGCGCAGGAAGAACCCGATCGTCCAGTCCGCCAGCACCCGCACCTTGCGGTTGAAGGTCGGCACCGCGTAGAGGTGGTAGGCGCGGTGCGCGTACCACGCCAGCCGCCCGGTCAGCTTGACGCGGCCGAACATCTGGGCCGCGCCCTTGTGCAGGCCGAGTCCGGCCACCGCGCCCAGGTTCTTGTGCCGGTAGGGCGTCATCGGCTTGCCGCGCAGCGCCGCGATCACGTTGTCCGCCAGCACCGGGGCCTGGCGCACGGCGTTCTGGGCGTTGGGCGGGTAGAAGCCGCCGTTGCCGTCGGGCACCTGGGCGTTGTCACCGCCCGCGAACGCGTTCTCCACGCCGTTCACGGTGAGGTACTCGCTGGTGTCGACGTGCCCCTTGGGGCCGAGCGGCAGGTCGCCCGCCTGCACCACCGGGCTGGGCTTGACACCGGCGGTCCACACCAGCGTGCCGGCGTCGAACTCGGTACCGTCGCTGAGCTTGATGCGCTGGTCGACCGCCGACTCCAGGAAGGTCGACAGCCGGACGTCGATCCCGCGCCGCTTGAGCTGGTTGAGCACCCGCTCGCCAACGTCGGGGCCGACCTCGGGCAGGATGCGGTCGGCGGCCTCGATGAGGTAGAAGCGCAGGTCCTCGACGCCGATCGAGGGGTAGATGCGCGTGGCGTCGCGGGCGAGGTCCTCCAGCTCGGCGATCGCCTCGGCGCCGGCGAACCCGCCGCCCACGAAGACGAAGTTGAGCGCCTTGCGGCGGATCTCGGGGTCGTCGGTGGAGTCGGCGATGTTGAGCTGGTCCAGCACGTGGTTGCGCAGGAACGCGGCCTCTTCGACCGTCTTGATGCCGATACCCCACTCGGCCAGCCCGGGGATGGGCAGGGTGCGGGACACGGCGCCGGCGGCCATGACGATGTAGTCGTAGGAGATGGCGCGCGGTTCGCCGACCGTGGGCTCGAAGTCGACGCTGCGGTTGGCGTGGTCGATGCGCACCACGCGGCCGGTGAGGACGCGGACG encodes:
- a CDS encoding PucR family transcriptional regulator: MDSVSPPPARPSGLSDPSAPAAASEAPDTGAGVPLRRLLLAVGDPLVDVLAAPGGLDTRVEDVVLADPEDDPDASPGDLVLLIGARGAAARHLVRAAARRGAAAVAVKVAAGGPPLPPPGRGGARQAGPARRGGEESALLGAVAEEAGVALLAVRPEVRWDQLHSLCRSVLDDARLSADTGLGEPGGDLFSLAQTIAALTGGLVTVEDSASRVLAYSSGEEVDELRRLSVLGRRGPEQYLALLREWGVFARLRAGEEVVRVDEHPELGIRRRLAVGIHAGTQPLGAIWVQEGAQPLSANAEEALLGAARMAALHLLRHRTETAVGLRLRDDLLASLLEGRIEAAALADTIEVSHERPALVVAFALAAGPAGTAGGPGAAGARRAAADPGDPSGRELVRRRLVDLVTVHTAAYRRRSLVTAIGGRIYVLMPDLARGPRGAAEAGESSAEASVLALTRKTVEAARATLGVAVQGAMGSLVDSLAQVADSRAEADRILDAMGRDLAKDVATMSDVRTQVLISETLAYLRASPALRDPRVSALAAHDAAHNSDLVPSLLAYLEEFGDVRTASARLHVHPNTLRYRVRRAESVSGIDLSDPTQRLFTHLQLLLERTNQ
- a CDS encoding AbrB/MazE/SpoVT family DNA-binding domain-containing protein, encoding MSIRERRRRATMRRRNQLTVPAEIVEALHIREGDEVEFTVDANGDVHLRGLMVVPADQRWYWTDDWQRGEREASEQIEAGEGAVYDHVDAMFDDLDR
- a CDS encoding nitroreductase/quinone reductase family protein, with protein sequence MTETSAPVDFNQAVIDEFRANRGRVGGMFEGARLLLLTTTGARSGRPHTVPLGYLPDGDRSIVIASAGGSPRHPAWFHNLRANPRVTVENGVFVLEADAVVLEGEERDAVFARAVESDPGWGEYQAKAGRTIPVVALTPVTAAPVETRLGEGLVALHDSLRRELALIRAEVGAAGPRLGAQLRINCLTMCQSLGFHHTMEDNGMFPAVAKAHPETAETIARLSAEHKAIERLLERLQDLLGGAEPTTGALAEEVDRLITELEAHLDYEEEQLVPILNSFAP
- a CDS encoding NAD(P)/FAD-dependent oxidoreductase; its protein translation is MHDILILGAGYAGLSAARRLAAELRGEPVRVRLVNASERFVERVRLHQVAAGQDVRLPSLPRLLRGTGIDLVVGRVAALDPERRRVRLEAAGDSAAGGRELAYDTLVYALGSTADPEGVPGLAEHAHSLAHLAGARALRQRLAGLGPGGEVAVVGGGASGIEAAAEIAESRPGTRVRLVSAKEPGAWLSPRGRAHVRRTLARLGVEVRAGAVAAAIRPDGVELAGGGFVPADAVAWAGGLRVAPLAARSGLAVDAAGRVRTDDTLRSVSHPDVYAIGDAAVMYGVDGAELRMACATGLPAGMGVVDRILAHRRGEPARPFRYGYIVQCVSLGRRDGLIQLVRSDDSPRPAVVTGRPAAAIKEAVCASAALIAQHPGRTLTRLYGGA
- a CDS encoding RNA polymerase sigma-70 factor, with protein sequence MPEAATAHTRAFEEQRPRLFAIAYRMLGSVAEAEDAVQDTYLRWVGADHCRVEVPAAWLTAVLVNLCRTRLTSARAVRETYPGPWLPEPVVTAAPDTDPQEAAVRRETVSMAVLALLERLTPAERAVFVLREAFAYPHREIAAVLELSEANSQQLYHRARSRIEADRPRFSVTDDQARRTAEEFLRAAREGDVAALERLLHADVVAQSDGGGRVHAARKTVRGVERVARYLLSWTTRQLPRLEVAAAEVNGQPGFVALSEGRGVAAMVLEIHGGLVTAVRTVVNPDKLRYVAAQAAGGADAARI
- a CDS encoding NAD(P)/FAD-dependent oxidoreductase; translation: MTEHRNYRLVHGGGDESEIPHILIVGGGYLGMYTAKRLEKKLGAGEARITVVDPNSYMTYQPFLPEIAAGSISPRNVVVPLRHVFDRVRVLTGRVVRIDHANRSVDFEPTVGEPRAISYDYIVMAAGAVSRTLPIPGLAEWGIGIKTVEEAAFLRNHVLDQLNIADSTDDPEIRRKALNFVFVGGGFAGAEAIAELEDLARDATRIYPSIGVEDLRFYLIEAADRILPEVGPDVGERVLNQLKRRGIDVRLSTFLESAVDQRIKLSDGTEFDAGTLVWTAGVKPSPVVQAGDLPLGPKGHVDTSEYLTVNGVENAFAGGDNAQVPDGNGGFYPPNAQNAVRQAPVLADNVIAALRGKPMTPYRHKNLGAVAGLGLHKGAAQMFGRVKLTGRLAWYAHRAYHLYAVPTFNRKVRVLADWTIGFFLRRDFAALPDMDAPRQAFESASGPQVENGRLLRRVS